The following proteins are encoded in a genomic region of Nocardioides sp. cx-173:
- the ygfZ gene encoding CAF17-like 4Fe-4S cluster assembly/insertion protein YgfZ, with protein sequence MTGPTLSPLLSLPGAVAGNGVDAPVAAHYGSFNTEQRTLESGEGFVDLSHHDVVRISGPDRLDWLHNLTTQFFTGLQPGVWTQALILSPTGHVEHELRGVDDGESFTAFTEPGASGPLIGFLERMVFMTRVEVTDVSADIAVTWRPDGTYHLVPRGQLEVFARAAGPACGLWAFEALRIARGEPRFGLDTDHRTIPNEVGWVGTAVHLDKGCYRGQETVARVHTLGRPPRRLVLLHLDGSENRLPVRESELLLGDKPVGFVGTSARHHELGPIALGLVKRNVDLDATLTTDSMPAAQEMVVDPEIGLHVRPRR encoded by the coding sequence ATGACCGGCCCCACGCTCTCGCCCCTGCTGTCGCTGCCCGGCGCGGTCGCCGGCAACGGCGTCGACGCCCCGGTCGCCGCGCACTACGGCTCCTTCAACACCGAGCAGCGCACGCTCGAGAGCGGCGAGGGTTTCGTCGACCTCTCCCACCACGACGTCGTCCGGATCTCCGGCCCCGACCGCCTCGACTGGCTGCACAACCTCACCACCCAGTTCTTCACCGGCCTGCAGCCCGGCGTGTGGACCCAGGCGCTGATCCTGAGCCCGACCGGCCACGTCGAGCACGAGCTCCGCGGGGTCGACGACGGGGAGTCCTTCACCGCGTTCACCGAGCCCGGCGCCAGCGGTCCGCTTATCGGCTTCCTCGAGCGGATGGTCTTCATGACCCGCGTCGAGGTCACCGACGTGAGCGCCGACATCGCCGTCACCTGGCGCCCCGACGGCACCTACCACCTCGTCCCGCGCGGCCAGCTCGAGGTCTTCGCCCGGGCCGCCGGCCCGGCCTGTGGTCTCTGGGCCTTCGAGGCGCTGCGCATCGCGCGCGGCGAGCCGCGCTTCGGCCTCGACACCGACCACCGCACGATCCCCAACGAGGTCGGCTGGGTCGGTACGGCGGTCCACCTCGACAAGGGCTGCTACCGCGGCCAGGAGACGGTCGCCCGCGTCCACACCCTCGGCCGCCCCCCGCGCCGGCTCGTGCTCCTGCACCTCGACGGCTCCGAGAACCGGCTGCCCGTCCGCGAGAGCGAGCTGCTCCTGGGTGACAAGCCCGTCGGCTTCGTCGGCACCTCCGCCCGCCACCACGAGCTCGGGCCGATCGCGCTGGGCCTGGTCAAGCGCAACGTCGACCTCGACGCCACCTTGACCACGGACTCGATGCCGGCCGCCCAGGAGATGGTCGTCGACCCCGAGATCGGCCTGCACGTCCGGCCCCGCCGCTAG
- the dtd gene encoding D-aminoacyl-tRNA deacylase, whose product MRAVVQRVLSASVTVDGTVVGAIDGPGLLVYLGVTHGDGEVEVAWMARKVWDLRILREQRSASEVGAPVLVVSQFTLYGDARKGRRPTWQAAAPGPVSEPVYESFCAALESLGARVGRGSFGADMRVESVNDGPVTLLLER is encoded by the coding sequence ATGCGAGCGGTGGTGCAGCGGGTCCTGTCGGCGTCGGTGACGGTGGATGGGACGGTCGTGGGCGCGATCGACGGACCGGGGCTGCTCGTGTACCTCGGCGTCACCCACGGGGACGGCGAGGTGGAGGTCGCTTGGATGGCCCGCAAGGTCTGGGACCTGCGGATCCTGCGTGAGCAGCGCTCGGCGTCGGAGGTGGGAGCGCCGGTGCTGGTGGTCAGCCAGTTCACGCTGTACGGCGATGCACGCAAGGGCCGGCGGCCGACCTGGCAGGCTGCGGCGCCCGGGCCGGTCAGCGAACCGGTGTACGAGAGCTTCTGCGCTGCGCTGGAGTCGCTCGGGGCGCGGGTCGGGCGGGGCTCCTTCGGGGCGGACATGCGCGTCGAGTCGGTCAATGATGGGCCGGTGACGCTGCTGCTGGAGCGGTGA
- a CDS encoding DsrE family protein, producing MSRSLVVKVTCGAEDAERCNQAFTVAASAVALDVPVSLWLTGEAAWFAVPGRAAEFALPHATPLPDLLELVIDRGRVTVCSQCAVRRGLTPDDLLAGIHIAGAALFAEEILAPDAQAVVY from the coding sequence ATGTCGCGATCACTCGTCGTCAAGGTCACCTGCGGCGCGGAGGACGCCGAGCGCTGCAACCAGGCCTTCACCGTCGCCGCCTCGGCCGTCGCGCTCGACGTGCCCGTCTCGCTCTGGCTGACCGGGGAGGCCGCGTGGTTCGCGGTCCCGGGCCGGGCGGCGGAGTTCGCCCTTCCGCACGCGACCCCGCTCCCCGACCTGCTCGAGCTGGTGATCGACAGGGGGCGGGTGACGGTCTGCTCCCAGTGCGCCGTACGGCGCGGGCTCACCCCCGACGACCTACTGGCCGGCATCCACATCGCGGGGGCGGCGCTCTTCGCCGAGGAGATCCTGGCGCCGGACGCGCAAGCGGTCGTCTACTGA
- the mshD gene encoding mycothiol synthase has protein sequence MSSLEEIAAAAETVDGAAPVDEGTWRALRHHPERVQQWGDDDGFALLVGDELSLVVRPDARRRGVGRRLLEQVISEHGDRSLLAWSHVDHPGAATLAARYSFKVVRALWVMRRPTTAALPPLAVPDGVRVRSYEPGDAAEVLRVNAAAFAHHPEQGAMDADDLAARMAEDWFDPAGLLVADAGDGHLLGFHWTKRHSPTLGEVYVVGIDPAAQGRGLGKALTLAGLHHLADVDEVILYVESDNAPAVAVYSGLGFTHADADTHVQYRRT, from the coding sequence ATGAGCTCGCTGGAAGAGATCGCCGCCGCGGCGGAGACCGTCGACGGCGCCGCACCGGTCGACGAGGGCACCTGGCGGGCACTGCGTCACCACCCCGAGCGCGTCCAGCAGTGGGGCGACGACGACGGCTTCGCCCTGCTGGTCGGTGACGAGCTGAGCCTGGTCGTGCGCCCCGACGCCCGACGTCGCGGCGTCGGTCGCCGCCTGCTCGAGCAGGTCATCTCCGAGCACGGCGACCGGTCCCTGCTCGCCTGGTCGCACGTCGACCATCCCGGCGCGGCCACCCTCGCCGCGCGATACAGCTTCAAGGTGGTCCGCGCGCTCTGGGTGATGCGGCGACCGACCACCGCGGCGCTGCCCCCGCTCGCCGTACCGGACGGGGTGCGGGTGCGCTCCTACGAGCCCGGCGACGCCGCCGAGGTGCTGCGGGTCAACGCGGCGGCCTTCGCGCACCACCCCGAGCAGGGCGCGATGGACGCCGACGACCTCGCGGCCCGGATGGCGGAGGACTGGTTCGACCCGGCCGGGCTGCTGGTCGCCGACGCCGGCGACGGCCACCTGCTGGGCTTCCACTGGACCAAGCGCCACTCCCCCACCCTCGGCGAGGTGTACGTCGTCGGCATCGACCCGGCCGCCCAGGGCCGGGGCCTCGGCAAGGCGCTGACCCTGGCCGGTCTGCACCACCTCGCCGACGTCGACGAGGTGATCCTGTACGTCGAGTCGGACAACGCGCCCGCCGTCGCGGTCTACTCCGGCCTCGGGTTCACGCACGCCGACGCGGACACGCACGTGCAGTACCGGCGGACGTAG
- a CDS encoding FABP family protein, translating to MAFELPDNLHPQCGPVAWLLGTWAGNGHGAYPTIEPFQFGQELIFTHDGRPFLHYFSRSWIIDESGEKVRDAALETGFLRCQPDGQMELLLTHNTGFVEVYYGAAEGGKVEVSTDAVVRTHTAKEYVGGHRLYGNVEGDLLYAFDMAAMGQALQPHTWARLQRR from the coding sequence GTGGCCTTCGAACTCCCGGACAACCTTCACCCCCAGTGCGGACCGGTGGCGTGGCTGCTCGGCACCTGGGCCGGCAACGGTCACGGCGCCTATCCGACGATCGAGCCGTTCCAGTTCGGGCAGGAGCTGATCTTCACCCACGACGGCCGGCCGTTCCTGCACTACTTCTCCCGCTCCTGGATCATCGACGAGTCCGGGGAGAAGGTGCGCGACGCCGCGTTGGAGACCGGCTTCTTGCGCTGCCAGCCTGACGGGCAGATGGAGCTGCTGCTCACCCACAACACGGGGTTCGTCGAGGTCTACTACGGCGCCGCCGAGGGCGGCAAGGTCGAGGTCAGCACCGACGCCGTCGTGCGCACCCACACCGCCAAGGAGTACGTCGGCGGCCACCGGCTCTACGGCAACGTCGAGGGCGACCTGCTCTACGCCTTCGACATGGCGGCCATGGGCCAGGCGCTGCAGCCCCACACCTGGGCCCGTCTGCAGAGGAGGTGA
- a CDS encoding 3-keto-5-aminohexanoate cleavage protein has translation MPAVPPEALLITVAPTGAETPKSECPQLPTTLEELVATAQSCEAAGAAMIHVHVRDAGHQPTLDLGLLTETVDALHEMTDLIVQLSTGGSVHDPLDKRLKVLDARPDSCSLTMGTTNFGDDVFANPWPFVCELYQLAQERDVVPEFELFDLGHAHALGRLLERYGPPPGGKVHCDFVMGVPGGMPGTADALVAGVAALPESVTSWSATGIGRSTLPVMLASLAKGGHLRVGMEDVLTISRGVPVDSNAQLVERAVALADLAQRRPMSPGEARELLATATSRRTR, from the coding sequence ATGCCCGCCGTACCTCCCGAGGCTCTGCTGATCACCGTCGCCCCCACCGGCGCGGAGACCCCGAAGTCCGAGTGCCCGCAGCTCCCGACGACGCTCGAGGAGCTTGTGGCCACGGCGCAGTCCTGTGAGGCCGCCGGCGCGGCGATGATCCACGTCCACGTCCGCGACGCGGGGCACCAGCCCACCCTCGACCTCGGGCTACTGACAGAGACCGTCGACGCGCTCCACGAGATGACGGACCTGATCGTCCAGCTCTCCACCGGCGGCTCAGTGCACGACCCGCTCGACAAGCGGCTGAAGGTGCTCGACGCCCGCCCCGACTCGTGCAGCCTGACGATGGGCACCACCAACTTCGGTGACGACGTCTTCGCCAACCCCTGGCCGTTCGTCTGCGAGCTCTACCAGCTGGCGCAGGAGCGAGACGTGGTGCCCGAGTTCGAGCTGTTCGACCTCGGTCACGCGCACGCCCTGGGGCGGCTTCTAGAGCGCTACGGGCCGCCGCCCGGAGGGAAGGTGCACTGCGACTTCGTGATGGGCGTGCCAGGAGGGATGCCGGGCACGGCAGATGCGCTGGTGGCCGGGGTGGCCGCGCTGCCCGAGTCGGTCACCTCATGGTCGGCGACCGGAATCGGCCGCTCGACGCTCCCGGTGATGCTGGCCTCGCTCGCGAAGGGTGGCCACCTACGGGTCGGCATGGAGGACGTGCTCACGATCAGTCGCGGCGTTCCGGTGGACTCCAACGCCCAGCTGGTGGAGCGCGCCGTGGCTCTCGCGGACCTCGCCCAGCGCCGACCTATGTCGCCGGGCGAGGCGCGCGAGTTGCTGGCCACCGCAACCTCACGCCGTACTCGATGA
- a CDS encoding DUF1416 domain-containing protein, which translates to MCGATEGGLSLDGVDVKKEAIIQGQVFRGEDPVGNAYVRLLDRTGEFTAEVPTSATGHFRFFAGEGEWTLRTLAPKADPVDKRVVASVGSVAEVNVSI; encoded by the coding sequence ATGTGCGGCGCGACCGAGGGCGGCCTGTCGCTCGACGGCGTGGACGTCAAGAAGGAGGCCATCATCCAGGGCCAGGTCTTCCGCGGGGAGGACCCCGTCGGCAACGCCTACGTGCGCCTGCTCGACCGCACCGGTGAGTTCACCGCCGAGGTCCCGACCTCGGCGACGGGCCACTTCCGGTTCTTCGCCGGCGAGGGGGAGTGGACCCTGCGCACGCTGGCTCCCAAGGCCGACCCCGTGGACAAGCGGGTGGTCGCCTCGGTCGGCTCCGTCGCCGAGGTCAACGTCAGCATTTGA
- a CDS encoding alpha/beta hydrolase codes for MSGRGAAAAARAAFEAAALRGAMALPEPVQRVLAGRPVLRDGQRLATETQLALRLQRLGRVPGAETLPIPDGRRALRHQTGLVAGRPTIGAVRELAVAGLPARLYTPTEVPGPLPLLVFFHGGGFLYGDLDTHDAPCRVLAERAGVRVLSIEYRLAPEHPFPAAYDDALAAYDWALERAESLGCDPARLAVGGDSAGGNLAAGVALEAARRGLPLAFQLLIYPMTDAEHATRSYPMFDEGFYLTRRFMDLADECYRPPEVDPRDPRLSPGHAELPAGLAPAYVATAGFDPLRDEAEAYARRLSEAGVEVTLQRFPDQIHGFLQVVGVGRRTPAAVAQIAAHLRAALTA; via the coding sequence GTGAGCGGACGGGGAGCGGCGGCAGCGGCACGAGCGGCCTTCGAGGCGGCGGCGCTGCGGGGCGCGATGGCGCTGCCGGAGCCGGTGCAGCGGGTCCTGGCCGGCCGGCCGGTGCTGCGCGACGGGCAGCGGCTGGCGACCGAGACCCAGCTGGCGCTGCGGCTGCAGCGGCTCGGACGGGTCCCCGGCGCCGAGACCCTCCCGATCCCCGACGGCCGCCGGGCACTGAGGCACCAGACCGGGCTGGTGGCGGGCCGGCCCACGATCGGTGCGGTCCGCGAGCTCGCGGTCGCGGGTCTGCCCGCGCGGCTCTACACCCCGACCGAGGTGCCCGGGCCGCTGCCGCTGCTGGTGTTCTTCCACGGCGGCGGCTTCCTGTACGGCGACCTCGACACCCACGACGCGCCGTGCCGGGTGCTCGCCGAGCGGGCCGGGGTGCGGGTGCTGTCGATCGAGTACCGGCTGGCGCCCGAGCACCCGTTCCCGGCCGCGTACGACGACGCGCTGGCCGCCTACGACTGGGCGCTCGAGCGCGCCGAGTCGCTGGGCTGCGACCCCGCCCGGCTGGCCGTCGGCGGTGACTCCGCCGGAGGCAACCTGGCCGCCGGGGTCGCCCTGGAGGCCGCCCGGCGCGGCCTGCCCCTGGCGTTCCAGCTGCTGATCTACCCGATGACCGATGCCGAGCACGCCACCCGCAGCTACCCGATGTTCGACGAGGGCTTCTACCTCACCCGGCGCTTCATGGACCTCGCCGACGAGTGCTACCGCCCGCCGGAGGTCGACCCCCGCGACCCGCGGCTCTCGCCGGGCCACGCCGAGCTGCCCGCCGGCCTGGCGCCGGCGTACGTCGCGACGGCCGGGTTCGACCCGCTGCGCGACGAGGCCGAGGCCTACGCGCGGCGGCTCTCCGAGGCCGGGGTCGAGGTGACGCTGCAGCGCTTCCCCGACCAGATCCACGGCTTCCTGCAGGTCGTGGGCGTGGGTCGCCGCACGCCCGCGGCGGTCGCGCAGATCGCCGCCCACCTGCGCGCGGCGCTCACGGCCTAG
- a CDS encoding winged helix-turn-helix transcriptional regulator translates to MSTLLLLTSALQSSAEVLPGLALLGHQVKVLPAEGSALLEAPEADLLLVDGRQDLAGARDLCRLIRTTGTDVPVLLIVTEGGLSVVNHDWGMDDVVLHTCGPAELEARIKLAIGRLNARRDAADPDAHVIRSGEVVVDDATYTAKIGGRSLDLTFKEFELLKFLAQHPGRVFSRQQLLQEVWGYDYFGGTRTVDVHVRRLRAKLGPENETLIGTVRNVGYRFVVPAKDKEGAADAALVAEREGQDA, encoded by the coding sequence GTGAGCACACTGCTTCTACTCACGAGCGCCCTGCAGTCCTCAGCCGAGGTGCTGCCCGGTCTGGCGCTGCTGGGCCACCAGGTGAAGGTCCTCCCCGCGGAGGGCAGCGCCCTGCTGGAGGCGCCCGAGGCCGACCTGCTCCTCGTCGACGGGCGTCAGGACCTCGCCGGGGCCCGCGACCTGTGTCGCCTGATCCGTACGACGGGCACCGACGTCCCCGTCCTGCTCATCGTGACCGAGGGCGGGCTGTCGGTCGTCAACCACGACTGGGGCATGGACGACGTCGTCCTCCACACCTGCGGCCCCGCCGAGCTCGAAGCCCGCATCAAGCTCGCGATCGGCAGGCTCAACGCCCGCCGCGACGCCGCGGACCCCGATGCCCACGTCATCCGCTCCGGCGAGGTCGTGGTCGACGATGCGACCTACACCGCCAAGATCGGCGGGCGCTCGCTAGACCTGACGTTCAAGGAGTTCGAGCTGCTGAAGTTCCTGGCCCAGCACCCCGGGCGCGTCTTCAGCCGCCAGCAGCTCCTGCAGGAGGTGTGGGGCTACGACTACTTCGGCGGCACCCGCACCGTCGACGTCCACGTGCGGCGCCTGCGCGCCAAGCTCGGCCCCGAGAACGAGACGCTCATCGGCACCGTCCGCAACGTCGGCTACCGCTTCGTGGTCCCGGCCAAGGACAAGGAGGGCGCGGCCGACGCCGCGCTCGTCGCCGAGCGCGAGGGCCAGGACGCCTGA
- a CDS encoding sulfurtransferase has product MSRESSLVSPQWVEDNIDNPDIVIIEVDEDTTAYDKGHIKNAIKLDWTTDLQDQVRRDFVNKEQFEALLSDRGVSNDHKVVLYGGNNNWFAAYAYWYFKLYGHQDVVLMDGGRKKWELDSRELTDEVPTREKTSYTATDQDTSIRAFRDDAVAAIGVQNLIDVRSPDEYAGRLLAPAHLPQEQAQRAGHVPTSLNVPWSKNCNDDGTFKSDEELKALYAGVGLDDSKDTIALCRIGERSSLTWFVLQELLGLKNVKNYDGSWTEYGSLVGVPIALGDEPGDA; this is encoded by the coding sequence ATGTCTCGCGAGAGCTCGCTCGTCTCCCCCCAGTGGGTGGAGGACAACATCGACAACCCCGACATCGTCATCATCGAGGTCGACGAGGACACCACGGCCTACGACAAGGGCCACATCAAGAACGCGATCAAGCTGGACTGGACGACCGACCTCCAGGACCAGGTCCGCCGCGACTTCGTCAACAAGGAGCAGTTCGAGGCGCTGCTGTCCGACCGTGGCGTCTCCAACGACCACAAGGTCGTCCTCTACGGCGGCAACAACAACTGGTTCGCGGCCTACGCCTACTGGTACTTCAAGCTCTATGGCCACCAGGACGTCGTCCTGATGGACGGCGGCCGCAAGAAGTGGGAGCTCGACTCCCGCGAGCTCACCGACGAGGTGCCGACCCGCGAGAAGACGTCGTACACGGCGACAGACCAGGACACCTCGATCCGCGCCTTCCGTGACGACGCCGTGGCCGCCATCGGCGTGCAGAACCTGATCGACGTCCGCAGCCCCGACGAGTACGCCGGTCGCCTGCTGGCCCCGGCCCACCTCCCGCAGGAGCAGGCCCAGCGCGCGGGCCACGTGCCCACCTCGCTCAACGTGCCGTGGAGCAAGAACTGCAACGACGACGGCACCTTCAAGTCCGACGAGGAGCTCAAGGCGCTCTACGCCGGGGTCGGCCTGGACGACTCCAAGGACACGATCGCGCTGTGCCGCATCGGTGAGCGCTCGTCGCTGACCTGGTTCGTGCTGCAGGAGCTGCTCGGCCTCAAGAACGTCAAGAACTACGACGGCTCCTGGACCGAGTACGGCTCCCTCGTGGGCGTCCCGATCGCCCTCGGCGACGAGCCTGGTGACGCCTGA
- a CDS encoding MoaD/ThiS family protein gives MADTVDRSKLNETGIIEVRYWAAARSAAGVDGDELSVTGPISLAEVVERVARLHPDTRLLDVIGVCSVLLGDRPVATEDPAALQIPPGSTLQFLPPFAGG, from the coding sequence GTGGCCGACACAGTAGATCGTTCCAAGTTAAATGAGACCGGGATCATCGAGGTCCGTTACTGGGCCGCCGCACGATCCGCGGCGGGAGTCGACGGCGACGAGCTCTCTGTAACCGGGCCGATATCTCTGGCCGAGGTGGTCGAGCGCGTCGCTCGCCTCCACCCCGACACCCGACTCCTGGACGTCATCGGGGTCTGCTCGGTCCTCCTCGGCGACCGCCCCGTCGCCACCGAGGACCCCGCCGCCCTCCAGATCCCGCCCGGCTCGACCCTGCAGTTCCTCCCGCCCTTCGCCGGCGGCTAA
- a CDS encoding thioredoxin family protein, translating into MPPGILVLVIAVAAALAFGAYRAVTDGRFRGTHPVRDAETPPQTPTERAPASLLDGTEWADRLGERATLLQFSSAFCAPCRATRRILTDVAEVVPGVAHVEVDAEHHLDVVRRLGILRTPTTIFLDARGLEVTRAAGAPRKEQVLHALAAQSGGGGGPAHD; encoded by the coding sequence GTGCCCCCCGGAATCCTCGTGCTCGTCATCGCCGTGGCCGCAGCGCTCGCCTTCGGCGCCTACCGGGCCGTGACCGACGGCCGCTTCCGCGGCACCCACCCGGTCCGCGACGCCGAGACGCCTCCCCAAACGCCCACCGAGCGCGCCCCGGCCTCGCTGCTGGACGGCACCGAGTGGGCAGACCGGCTGGGCGAGCGCGCGACGCTGCTGCAGTTCTCCTCGGCGTTCTGCGCGCCGTGTCGCGCCACCCGCCGGATCCTCACCGACGTCGCGGAGGTCGTCCCAGGGGTGGCCCACGTCGAGGTCGACGCGGAGCACCACCTCGACGTCGTACGCCGCCTGGGCATCCTGCGCACACCTACGACGATCTTCCTCGATGCCCGTGGTCTGGAGGTCACCCGCGCCGCGGGTGCCCCACGCAAGGAGCAGGTGCTTCACGCGCTGGCCGCCCAGAGCGGTGGCGGCGGAGGGCCTGCGCATGACTGA
- a CDS encoding DUF4395 domain-containing protein, giving the protein MTTQIDSRGPQLNAAVTAVVLATVLATAPSAFATILLAVQAALFAIGALLGVQRTPHSWFFRTLVRPRLTKAAEWEDPAPPRFAQTVGLGFALVGLAGLLSGVTVLGLVATGLALTAALLNAVFRFCLGCELYLLVRRITSTSGPVAAGRSATN; this is encoded by the coding sequence ATGACCACCCAGATCGACTCGCGCGGCCCGCAGCTCAACGCTGCGGTGACGGCCGTGGTGCTGGCGACGGTGCTGGCCACCGCGCCCAGCGCCTTCGCGACGATCCTGCTGGCCGTCCAGGCGGCCCTCTTCGCGATCGGGGCGCTGCTCGGAGTCCAGCGCACCCCGCACTCCTGGTTCTTCCGCACGCTCGTCCGCCCCCGGCTGACCAAGGCCGCGGAGTGGGAGGACCCGGCGCCACCGCGGTTCGCCCAGACGGTCGGTCTCGGCTTCGCCCTCGTCGGCCTGGCCGGCCTCCTGTCCGGCGTGACGGTGCTCGGCCTCGTGGCCACGGGCCTCGCCCTCACCGCCGCCCTGCTCAACGCGGTCTTCAGGTTCTGCCTGGGCTGCGAGCTCTACCTGCTCGTCCGCCGCATCACCAGCACGTCTGGCCCGGTCGCCGCCGGCCGGTCCGCAACCAACTGA
- a CDS encoding Fur family transcriptional regulator — protein sequence MADWRSRLRESGHRLTPQRELILAAVEELGHATPDQVLAHVRRRSEAVNVSTIYRTLEVLEGLGLVRHAHLSDRAPTYHSVTDHEHFHTVCRNCGSVTSVDPGVLSSLRETLREDHGFAMDVGHLTVFGTCAEGCES from the coding sequence GTGGCCGACTGGCGCAGCCGGCTGCGGGAGAGCGGGCACCGGCTCACCCCGCAGCGAGAGCTGATCCTGGCCGCGGTCGAGGAGCTCGGCCACGCCACGCCCGACCAGGTGCTGGCCCACGTCCGGCGGCGCTCCGAGGCGGTCAACGTCTCCACGATCTACCGAACCCTGGAGGTGCTCGAGGGACTCGGGCTGGTCCGCCACGCGCACCTGTCCGACCGCGCCCCGACGTACCACTCGGTCACCGACCATGAGCACTTCCACACCGTCTGCAGGAATTGCGGGAGCGTCACCTCCGTTGACCCAGGTGTGCTGAGCTCACTGCGCGAGACCCTCCGCGAGGACCATGGCTTCGCCATGGACGTGGGTCACCTGACCGTCTTCGGGACCTGTGCGGAAGGGTGTGAGTCATGA